A genomic stretch from Corvus cornix cornix isolate S_Up_H32 chromosome 9, ASM73873v5, whole genome shotgun sequence includes:
- the HES1 gene encoding transcription factor HES-1 — MPADLMEKSSASPVAATPASVNATPDKPKTAAEHRKSSKPIMEKRRRARINESLGQLKTLILDALKKDSSRHSKLEKADILEMTVKHLRSLQRAQMTAALSTDPTVLGKYRAGFSECMNEVTRFLSTCEGVNTEVRTRLLGHLASCMTQINTMNYPAPPPPPPLPPAAAFGPPLVPPGSGAGPLPGMPCKPGADAAKVYGGFQLLPASDGQFAFLIPSTAFAPGGAVLPLYGGPPTAATAASPPGPPPGTADSVWRPW; from the exons ATGCCGGCCGACCTGATGGAGAAGAGCAGCGCCTCGCCGGTGGCCGCCACCCCTGCCAGCGTCAATGCGACACCCGACAAGCCGAAGACGGCGGCGGAGCACCGCAAG TCTTCCAAGCCCATTATGGAGAAGCGGCGGCGGGCGCGCATCAATGAGAGCCTGGGGCAGCTGAAGACGCTCATCCTGGACGCGCTGAAGAAGGAT AGCTCCCGGCACTCCAAGCTGGAGAAGGCCGACATCCTGGAGATGACCGTCAAGCACCTGCGGAGCCTCCAGCGAGCCCAGATGACTG CTGCCCTGAGCACAGACCCCACAGTACTGGGCAAGTACCGAGCTGGCTTCAGCGAGTGCATGAACGAGGTGACGCGATTTCTCTCCACCTGCGAGGGCGTCAACACTGAGGTGCGCACCCGGCTCCTGGGCCACCTGGCCAGCTGCATGACCCAGATCAACACCATGAACTACCCTGCGCCCCCCCCACCGCCCCCGCTGCCACCAGCTGCAGCCTTTGGGCCACCCCTGGTTCCTCCAGGCAGTGGTGCGGGGCCACTCCCGGGCATGCCCTGTAAGCCGGGTGCTGATGCAGCCAAGGTGTACGGtggcttccagctgctgccgGCCTCCGATGGGCAGTTTGCCTTCCtcatccccagcactgcctttgCTCCtggtggagctgtgctgcctctgtATGGTGGCCCACCCACAGCTGCCACTGCCGCCTCGCCGCCAGGCCCGCCACCCGGCACAGCCGACTCAGTCTGGAGACCCTGGTGA